The proteins below come from a single Vitis vinifera cultivar Pinot Noir 40024 chromosome 9, ASM3070453v1 genomic window:
- the LOC100242325 gene encoding O-fucosyltransferase 13 has translation MIAFTVKPLFSIVVLTLTLVVATFLISPPSPFSQFSLSPTSPSRKFDIWSVRRLVEWRPCKWWLDGDLTALPAKNNGYIRVDCYGGLNQMRRDFCDGVGIARLLNATLVLPKFEVAAYWNESSGFADVFDVDYFIQQMDGYVKVVKDLPPEIASREPFRVDTSKRKGRKGQFDYIESILPSLLEHHYISITPAMSQRRDRYPLYAKAALCQACYNALRLTKVLEEKGAELLQAIPKPFLSLHLRFEPDMVAYSQCQYPSLSPASLESVDAVRGDRKPWAGEMATIWRNRGKCPLTPSETAFILQALSIPTDTNIYLAAGDGLMEIEGLTSIYTNVFTKSSLLSGEDFTSMHGNTKAALDYYVSINSDSYIATYFGNMDKMVAAMRAFNRMSKTVFLSRRAFAEFTSQGLKGKELMEALWKVHGDDFGMGRGYALPDCFCEFKL, from the exons ATGATTGCCTTCACAGTGAAACCTCTTTTCAGCATTGTGGTCCTCACTCTCACGCTCGTCGTTGCCACCTTCTTGATATCCCCTCCTTCGCCCTTTTCTCAATTCTCCCTTTCTCCCACCTCACCcag TCGAAAATTTGATATTTGGAGTGTGCGAAGGCTTGTGGAATGGAGACCTTGCAAATGGTGGCTAGATGGAGATTTGACAG CTCTTCCAGCAAAGAATAATGGATATATTAGAGTGGATTGCTATGGTGGACTCAATCAAATGAGGAGGGAT TTCTGCGATGGTGTTGGCATTGCTCGTTTGCTGAATGCAACTCTGGTTTTGCCAAAGTTTGAAGTCGCTGCATATTGGAATGAATCAAG TGGTTTTGCAGATGTGTTTGATGTCGACTACTTCATTCAACAGATGGATGGCTATGTTAAAGTTGTTAAAGATTTGCCACCAGAGATTGCATCAAGAGAACCTTTTAGAGTGGACACAAGTAAACGGAAAGGCCGGAAAGGCCAATTTGATTACATTGAAAGTATTCTTCCTTCTTTACTCGAACATCATTACATTTCAATCACACCAGCAATGAGCCAAAGAAGGGACAG GTATCCTCTGTACGCCAAGGCTGCCCTCTGTCAAGCTTGTTACAATGCATTACGCCTTACCAAAGTGTTGGAGGAGAAAGGTGCTGAACTTCTGCAAGCCATACCAAAACCATTTCTCTCCCTTCACCTTCGCTTTGAACCTGATATGGTTGCTTACAGCCAATGTCAGTACCCAAGCCTTTCACCTGCCTCCTTGGAATCTGTTGATGCTGTCCGAGGAGATCGAAAACCCTGGGCTGGAGAGATGGCCACAATTTGGAGAAACCGTGGGAAATGCCCCCTTACCCCGAGTGAGACAGCTTTCATACTTCAAGCACTTTCCATTCCAACAGACACGAATATTTATCTGGCAGCTGGAGATGGTTTGATGGAAATTGAAGGACTAACTTCTATCTACACCAATGTATTTACCAAGTCTAGCCTCCTTAGTGGCGAGGATTTCACAAGCATGCATGGGAATACAAAAGCTGCACTGGATTATTATGTATCTATCAACAGTGACTCCTACATAGCTACGTATTTTGGAAACATGGACAAGATGGTTGCAGCAATGCGAGCTTTCAATAGAATGTCTAAAACTGTTTTCTTAAGTAGAAGAGCTTTTGCTGAATTCACTTCGCAGGGATTGAAAGGGAAGGAATTGATGGAAGCCCTGTGGAAGGTTCATGGTGATGATTTTGGCATGGGGAGAGGATATGCTTTGCCAGACTGCTTCTGTGAGTTCAAATTGTGA
- the LOC100853298 gene encoding pentatricopeptide repeat-containing protein At1g52620, with the protein MSKTLLCLIKSKAKPTPPSKPSLKPRINNLVKDILEVLHTHNQWEENLQTRFSESEVLASDVAHLVLDRIRDVELGLKFFDWVSRGQYSGPINGFAYSSLLKLLARSRVFSEMEVVLENMRVEEMSPTREAMSIVIQAYSDSGLVEKALELYYFVLKTYTYFPDVIACNSLLNMLVKLGRIEIARKLYDEMLEIDGAGDRCVDNYSTCIMVKGLCKEGKLEEGRKLIEDRWGQGCIPNIIFYNTLIDGYCKKGDMEMANGLFIELKLKGFLPTVETYGAIINGFCKKGDFKAIDRLLMEMNSRGLTVNVQVYNTIIDARYKHGHIVKAVETIEGMIECGCKPDIVTYNTLISGSCRDGKVSEADQLLEQALGKGLMPNKFSYTPLIHAYCKQGGYDRASNWLIEMTERGHKPDLVTYGALVHGLVVAGEVDVALTIREKMLERGVFPDAGIYNILMSGLCKKFKLPAAKLLLAEMLDQSVLPDAFVYATLVDGFIRNGNLDEARKLFELTIEKGMNPGIVGYNAMIKGYCKFGMMKDAMACINRMKKRHLAPDEFTYSTVIDGYVKQHDLDGAQKMFREMVKMKCKPNVVTYTSLINGFCRKGDLHRSLKIFREMQACGLVPNVVTYSILIGSFCKEAKLIDAASFFEEMLMNKCVPNDVTFNYLVNGFSKNGTRAISEKGNEFQENKQSMFLNFFGRMISDGWAPRSAAYNSILICLCQYGMFRTALQLSNKMTSKGCIPDSVSFVALLHGVCLEGRSKEWKNIVSCNLNERELQIAVNYSSILDQYLPQGTSEASVILQTMFEECQSHSKVGDNIQVSVS; encoded by the coding sequence ATGTCTAAAACCCTTCTCTGTCTTATCAAATCCAAAGCCAAACCCACTCCTCCCTCTAAACCCTCTCTTAAACCCCGCATCAACAACCTCGTCAAAGATATCTTAGAGGTCCTCCATACCCACAACCAATGGGAAGAAAACCTCCAAACCCGATTCTCCGAATCCGAGGTTCTCGCATCCGATGTTGCCCATTTAGTGCTCGATCGAATTCGTGATGTTGAATTGGGTCTAAAGTTCTTCGATTGGGTCTCCAGAGGACAGTATTCTGGTCCCATAAATGGGTTTGCGTATTCTTCGCTTTTGAAACTCTTGGCGAGGTCGAGAGTGTTCTCGGAGATGGAAGTTGTGTTGGAGAATATGAGAGTTGAAGAAATGTCACCAACCCGGGAAGCGATGAGCATTGTAATTCAAGCTTATTCAGATTCTGGGTTGGTTGAGAAAGCTCTTGAATTATACTATTTTGTGCTTAAAACGTACACTTATTTTCCGGACGTAATAGCTTGTAACTCGTTGCTTAACATGCTCGTGAAACTTGGTAGGATTGAAATTGCGCGCAAGTTGTATGATGAAATGCTTGAGATAGATGGTGCTGGAGATAGATGTGTTGATAATTATAGTACTTGTATAATGGTGAAGGGTCTTTGTAAGGAGGGGAAACTTGAGGAGGGTAGAAAGTTGATAGAAGATAGGTGGGGACAGGGTTGCATACCAAATATTATCTTTTACAATACACTTATTGATGGGTATTGCAAGAAAGGTGACATGGAAATGGCTAATGGGTTGTTCATAGAGTTGAAATTGAAAGGGTTCTTGCCAACTGTGGAAACTTATGGGGCCATTATAAATGGATTTTGCAAGAAGGGGGATTTTAAGGCCATTGATAGGCTTTTAATGGAAATGAATTCAAGGGGTTTGACAGTTAATGTTCAAGTTTATAATACTATTATTGATGCTAGATATAAGCACGGTCACATTGTTAAGGCAGTGGAGACCATAGAAGGTATGATTGAATGTGGTTGTAAGCCGGATATTGTGACGTATAATACTCTAATTTCTGGTTCATGCAGGGATGGTAAGGTCTCGGAAGCTGATCAACTTCTAGAGCAGGCATTAGGGAAGGGATTGATGCCAAATAAATTTAGTTATACTCCGCTTATACATGCCTATTGTAAACAGGGAGGATATGACAGGGCTTCAAATTGGCTCATTGAGATGACAGAAAGAGGACATAAACCTGACTTGGTTACTTATGGAGCTCTGGTTCATGGCCTTGTTGTAGCTGGTGAGGTTGATGTTGCATTGACTATTCGAGAAAAGATGCTGGAAAGAGGAGTGTTCCCTGATGCGGGTATTTACAACATCTTGATGAGTGGTCTTTGCAAGAAATTTAAGCTTCCTGCAGCTAAGCTGCTGCTTGCCGAGATGCTTGACCAAAGTGTTCTACCTGATGCATTTGTTTATGCCACTCTAGTGGATGGGTTCATTAGAAATGGCAACCTAGATGAGGCAAGGAAGCTATTTGAGCTCACAATTGAAAAGGGCATGAATCCTGGCATTGTTGGGTACAACGCCATGATTAAGGGCTACTGTAAGTTTGGAATGATGAAGGATGCTATGGCATGCATCAATAGAATGAAGAAACGACACCTTGCTCCAGATGAGTTCACTTATTCCACTGTAATAGATGGGTATGTAAAGCAGCATGACTTAGATGGTGCACAGAAGATGTTTAGAGAGATGGTGAAAATGAAATGCAAGCCAAATGTGGTTACTTACACCTCTCTGATTAATGGGTTTTGCCGCAAGGGAGACTTACATCGATCCCTAAAAATTTTCAGAGAGATGCAAGCTTGTGGTTTGGTGCCCAATGTGGTTACATACAGTATTCTTATTGGGAGCTTTTGTAAGGAGGCTAAACTTATAGATGCAGCCTCCTTTTTTGAAGAGATGCTCATGAACAAGTGTGTTCCTAATGATGTTACCTTCAATTATCTTGTAAATGGGTTCTCAAAAAATGGAACTCGTGCAATTTCTGAGAAAGGAAATGAGTTTCAAGAGAATAAGCAGTCCATGtttctgaatttttttggaagaatGATATCAGATGGATGGGCTCCAAGGTCTGCTGCTTATAATTCCATCCTTATTTGCCTTTGCCAATATGGAATGTTCAGAACTGCATTGCAGTTGAGCAACAAAATGACAAGCAAGGGCTGCATTCCAGattctgtttcttttgttgCCCTGCTACATGGTGTTTGCTTGGAAGGGAGATCAAAGGAATGGAAAAATATTGTTTCTTGCAATTTGAATGAGAGGGAGCTCCAAATTGCAGTCAATTACTCATCGATTTTAGACCAGTACTTGCCTCAAGGAACATCTGAGGCTTCAGTGATTTTGCAGACAATGTTTGAAGAATGCCAATCTCATAGCAAAGTAGGGGACAATATCCAAGTCTCAGTAAGTTAG
- the LOC100247461 gene encoding EG45-like domain containing protein, which produces MGLWVVAILVALFCKEASLVHGDIGTANSYNPPYTPTRCNGNRQDQFPPGNLFVSVSEGLWDNGAACGRRYRLRCLSGAKKPCKDGTVDVKVVDFCSVRPCPSTLLLSNDAFAAISHSPSMKINVEYIQI; this is translated from the exons ATGGGGCTGTGGGTGGTGGCCATCTTGGTAGCTTTGTTCTGCAAAGAAGCAAGCCTGGTACATGGGGACATTGGCACTGCAAACTCCTACAACCCTCCTTATACTC CTACTAGGTGTAATGGGAACAGGCAAGATCAGTTTCCACCTGGCAATCTATTTGTTTCAGTGAGTGAAGGCTTGTGGGACAATGGTGCGGCCTGTGGGAGACGTTATAGGTTAAGGTGCCTGAGTGGAGCTAAAAAGCCATGCAAGGATGGAACAGTTGATGTCAAAGTGGTTGATTTCTGCTCAGTCAGGCCCTGCCCCTCTACGCTTCTCTTGTCCAACGATGCTTTTGCAGCCATTTCACACTCTCCTAGCATGAAAATAAATGTGGAGTACATACA GATTTGA